One Orrella dioscoreae genomic window carries:
- a CDS encoding ligase-associated DNA damage response DEXH box helicase codes for MNVAARAPRKTAAKGRDAPLVAWFAAQGWKPAAFQRETWRRYLDGESGLLHTPTGSGKTLAAFGGPLLEALSDPAAQRPVTGEGPRVLWVTPLRALAVDTARALGQTVQGLGLPWTVALRTGDASARDKRLARQGKADVLVITPESLALLLSYADASSRFRALRCVVVDEWHELLGNKRGVLLQLGLARLRRLSPGHRTWGLSATLGNLDEAREVLLPQAPDSVSVSGAKPRKVTISTLMPERDGRLPWAGHLGLSQLPRVFKRLFDVRASLLFTNTRAQAELWHRALASIWPESPATLALHHGSLDPKLRALAEQGLRDGSMRCVVATSSLDLGVDFPAVDQVLQVGSPKGVGRLLQRAGRAKHRPGESGHVICVPAQALELIEYAAARAAIAHGGIESRPPPRGSLDVLAQHAVTLALGGGFQADALYEEVRGTHAYAGLDRATWQAVLDFIVQGGQALSNYPEFRRVEIDAEGCYRVPDRRIALRHRLSIGTITSDGAVSVKYLRGGGLGSVEEGFLARLRPGDRFQFAGRTLQLVRLEGMTAYVRRAKDGDGPVATWQGGRMPLSTQLAREVERLYAHPGTHPEMRAVASLLRIQADASALPDSGRLVAERIVTRKGMHLFLFPFAGRAVHEALAALMALRWGRVQANTFSYTVNDYGFMLTLAETAELDEALLRRLMDPAGVMDDLREGVNLGELARRQFREIARVAGLLVPSLPGRAAKSLRQVQASSGLLYDVLRRYDPGHLLLAQAEREVFEFQLEAPRLLAALRDCQGRSLALCEPKALTPLSFPLWTESLRGQLSTETWQTRVARAAAQLQKRYARLA; via the coding sequence ATGAATGTTGCCGCGCGCGCCCCGCGCAAGACGGCGGCCAAAGGCCGGGACGCTCCGCTGGTCGCCTGGTTCGCCGCGCAGGGTTGGAAGCCCGCTGCGTTCCAGCGCGAAACCTGGCGCCGCTATCTGGATGGCGAGTCGGGGTTGCTGCATACGCCCACCGGCAGCGGCAAGACGCTGGCGGCTTTCGGCGGCCCCCTGCTGGAGGCCTTGTCGGACCCGGCAGCGCAGCGCCCTGTCACGGGCGAAGGGCCTCGCGTGCTGTGGGTGACGCCCCTGCGCGCCTTGGCGGTGGACACGGCGCGTGCGCTGGGGCAGACCGTGCAAGGTTTGGGCCTGCCATGGACGGTGGCATTGCGCACGGGCGATGCGTCCGCGCGCGACAAGCGGCTGGCGCGCCAGGGCAAGGCCGATGTGCTGGTCATCACGCCGGAGTCGCTGGCCTTGCTGCTGTCCTATGCGGACGCATCGTCGCGCTTCCGCGCCCTGCGTTGCGTGGTGGTGGACGAATGGCACGAATTGCTGGGCAACAAGCGGGGCGTGCTGCTGCAGCTGGGCCTGGCAAGGTTGCGGCGCCTGTCGCCCGGGCATCGGACCTGGGGCCTGTCGGCCACGCTGGGCAACCTGGACGAGGCGCGCGAGGTATTGCTGCCGCAAGCGCCGGACAGCGTGAGCGTTTCGGGCGCCAAGCCGCGCAAGGTCACGATCTCGACCCTGATGCCCGAGCGCGACGGCAGGCTGCCGTGGGCCGGGCACCTGGGCCTGTCCCAGTTGCCACGCGTCTTCAAGCGCCTGTTCGACGTGCGCGCCAGCCTGCTGTTCACCAATACACGGGCGCAGGCGGAGCTGTGGCACCGGGCGCTGGCGTCCATCTGGCCGGAGAGCCCCGCCACGCTGGCGCTGCATCATGGTTCGCTGGACCCCAAGTTGCGGGCATTGGCCGAGCAGGGTTTGCGCGATGGCAGCATGCGCTGCGTCGTCGCCACCTCCAGCCTGGACCTGGGCGTGGATTTCCCCGCCGTGGACCAGGTGTTGCAGGTGGGCAGCCCCAAGGGCGTGGGCAGGCTGTTGCAGCGCGCGGGGCGGGCGAAGCATCGGCCCGGTGAATCGGGCCACGTGATCTGCGTGCCCGCGCAGGCGCTGGAACTCATTGAGTACGCGGCGGCCCGCGCGGCCATCGCGCATGGCGGCATCGAGTCCCGTCCGCCGCCGCGTGGCAGCCTGGACGTGCTGGCCCAGCATGCCGTGACCCTGGCGCTGGGCGGCGGTTTCCAGGCGGATGCCTTGTATGAGGAAGTGCGTGGCACGCATGCCTATGCCGGGCTGGACCGCGCCACCTGGCAGGCGGTGCTGGACTTCATCGTGCAAGGCGGCCAGGCGCTGTCCAACTATCCGGAGTTCCGGCGCGTCGAGATCGACGCCGAGGGTTGCTATCGCGTGCCCGACCGGCGCATCGCGTTGCGGCACCGCCTGTCGATCGGCACCATCACGTCCGACGGTGCCGTGTCGGTGAAATACCTGCGCGGCGGCGGCCTGGGCTCGGTCGAGGAAGGATTCCTGGCGCGCTTGCGGCCCGGCGACCGTTTCCAGTTCGCGGGACGGACGCTGCAGCTGGTCCGCCTGGAAGGCATGACGGCGTATGTGCGCCGCGCCAAGGACGGCGATGGGCCCGTGGCCACGTGGCAGGGCGGCCGCATGCCCTTGTCCACGCAATTGGCGCGCGAGGTGGAGCGGCTGTATGCGCATCCGGGCACGCATCCCGAGATGCGCGCCGTGGCGTCGCTGCTGCGCATCCAGGCAGACGCCAGCGCCTTGCCCGACAGCGGCAGGCTGGTGGCGGAGCGCATCGTCACGCGCAAGGGCATGCACCTGTTCCTGTTTCCCTTCGCGGGACGGGCCGTGCACGAGGCCCTGGCCGCCCTGATGGCCTTGCGCTGGGGCAGGGTCCAGGCCAATACCTTTTCATACACCGTCAACGACTATGGCTTCATGCTGACCTTGGCCGAGACCGCCGAGCTGGATGAGGCGCTGTTGCGCCGACTGATGGATCCGGCCGGGGTCATGGACGACCTGCGCGAAGGCGTCAACCTGGGCGAGCTGGCGCGCCGCCAGTTCCGCGAGATCGCCAGGGTGGCGGGACTGCTGGTGCCCTCGCTGCCGGGCCGCGCGGCGAAGTCGCTGCGGCAGGTGCAGGCGTCCAGCGGCCTGCTCTATGACGTGCTGCGCCGCTATGACCCCGGCCACCTGCTGCTGGCGCAAGCCGAGCGCGAGGTCTTCGAATTCCAGCTGGAAGCGCCACGGTTGCTGGCCGCCTTGCGGGATTGCCAGGGTCGCAGCCTGGCGCTGTGCGAACCGAAGGCCTTGACGCCCTTGTCCTTCCCCTTGTGGACGGAAAGCCTGCGCGGGCAGCTCAGCACCGAGACCTGGCAGACCCGCGTGGCACGGGCGGCGGCGCAACTGCAGAAACGTTATGCACGCCTCGCCTGA
- a CDS encoding LysR substrate-binding domain-containing protein, with translation MNYRRLTPSMSLLLVFEAAARHESYTRAAEELSLSQSAVSRQVQTLETQLGISLFRREGRSVRLTGGGRRYFLELSAALGRIRSATLQAMSHQAGVGALQLATLPTFGSKWLLPRLHGFYEAHPGATVHLHSRIGPIDFNSGEIDAAITVGTDDWPGLASHRLYNEFLIAIASPAATPAGLAPEPAWAAGQTLLTVASNPQAWAEWFSVHGLDHRQMRVGPSFELTSHLIQAVRAGMGVGLVPKALVEDELQRGDLVAVSEAIASQRGYYLIYPPRNESLPALAAFKEWLLAAC, from the coding sequence ATGAATTACCGACGCCTGACGCCTTCCATGTCCCTGCTGCTGGTCTTCGAGGCCGCCGCGCGCCACGAAAGCTACACCCGCGCGGCCGAAGAGCTGTCACTGAGCCAGAGCGCCGTGAGCCGTCAGGTGCAGACACTGGAAACGCAGCTGGGCATCAGCCTGTTCCGCCGTGAAGGCCGCTCTGTTCGGCTGACCGGCGGCGGGCGGCGTTATTTCCTGGAACTGAGCGCCGCGCTGGGCCGCATCCGCAGCGCCACGCTGCAGGCCATGTCGCACCAGGCCGGCGTGGGCGCCCTGCAACTGGCGACCTTGCCCACCTTCGGGTCCAAATGGCTGCTGCCCCGGCTGCACGGCTTCTATGAGGCCCACCCCGGCGCCACCGTGCACCTGCATTCACGGATCGGCCCCATCGATTTCAACTCGGGCGAGATCGATGCCGCCATCACGGTGGGCACCGACGATTGGCCTGGCTTGGCGTCGCACCGGCTCTACAACGAGTTCCTGATCGCCATCGCCAGCCCGGCCGCCACGCCCGCCGGGCTGGCGCCCGAGCCCGCCTGGGCAGCCGGCCAGACGCTGCTGACCGTGGCCAGCAATCCGCAGGCGTGGGCGGAGTGGTTTTCCGTGCACGGCCTGGACCACCGCCAGATGCGGGTGGGCCCCAGCTTCGAACTGACCTCCCATCTCATCCAGGCGGTGCGCGCCGGCATGGGCGTCGGGCTGGTCCCCAAGGCGCTGGTGGAGGACGAGTTGCAGCGCGGCGACCTGGTCGCGGTCAGCGAGGCCATCGCCAGCCAGCGGGGGTATTACCTGATCTATCCGCCGCGCAACGAAAGCCTGCCCGCGCTGGCGGCGTTCAAGGAATGGCTGCTGGCGGCGTGCTGA
- a CDS encoding ATP-dependent DNA ligase, producing MKRFAALFQALDRSTATLDKRAALVAYFRDAPPRDAAWALYLLAGGKVGGARRKIAGTGELRAWVAQASATPDWLVDASYDQVGDLAETLALLVPDPETAAPERGLADWIEEVLLPVANRDEPERQAVIVSAWLGLPFDERLVFNKLLTGALRVGVSQRMVQQALAEHSGVPIARIAQRMLGTWQPSPDFLRDLLSEKELPGDRQQPYPFFLASPLENGPAPLGPIEDWQIEWKWDGIRAQLIRRHGEVALWSRGEERLDGRFPEVETAALALGVDCVLDGELLAWQEDAADPMPFAALQTRIQRLKPGPKWLAEAPVRMLAYDLLELEGEDLRELPQAERRTRLEALLRAHPDTRIVMSPLVSVPSWAAAATLREASRERGVEGFMLKRASAPYQSGRKRGDWWKWKVDPLTIDAVLLYAQSGHGRRSTLYTDYTFGVWQGDALVPVAKAYSGLDDKEILELDRWLRAHTRERFGPVRSVEPVQVFELGFEGVNLSRRHKSGVAVRFPRILRWRRDKPAAEADRLDTLKALAR from the coding sequence ATGAAACGATTCGCGGCGCTCTTCCAGGCACTGGACCGCAGCACGGCCACGCTGGACAAGCGGGCGGCGCTGGTGGCCTATTTCCGCGACGCGCCGCCGCGCGATGCGGCCTGGGCCTTGTATCTGCTGGCGGGCGGCAAGGTGGGTGGCGCCCGCCGCAAGATCGCCGGCACGGGGGAACTGCGCGCCTGGGTGGCGCAGGCGTCGGCCACGCCAGACTGGCTGGTGGACGCCAGCTACGACCAGGTGGGCGACCTGGCCGAGACCCTGGCGCTGCTGGTGCCCGATCCCGAGACGGCGGCGCCCGAGCGCGGGCTGGCCGACTGGATCGAGGAGGTGCTGCTGCCTGTTGCCAACCGCGACGAGCCCGAGCGCCAGGCGGTGATCGTGTCGGCCTGGCTCGGCCTGCCCTTCGATGAGCGCCTGGTCTTCAACAAGCTGCTGACCGGCGCGTTGCGCGTGGGGGTCTCGCAGCGCATGGTGCAGCAGGCCCTGGCCGAGCATTCCGGCGTGCCGATTGCGCGCATCGCCCAGCGGATGCTGGGCACCTGGCAGCCCAGTCCGGATTTCCTGCGCGATCTGTTGAGCGAAAAGGAATTGCCGGGAGACCGCCAGCAGCCCTATCCCTTCTTCCTGGCATCGCCGTTGGAGAACGGGCCTGCGCCGCTGGGGCCGATCGAGGATTGGCAGATCGAGTGGAAGTGGGACGGCATCCGCGCGCAGTTGATCCGCCGACATGGCGAGGTGGCGTTGTGGTCGCGTGGCGAGGAGCGCCTGGACGGACGGTTCCCCGAAGTCGAGACGGCGGCGCTGGCGCTGGGCGTGGATTGCGTGCTGGACGGCGAGCTGCTGGCCTGGCAGGAAGACGCCGCCGACCCCATGCCGTTCGCTGCCTTGCAGACGCGCATCCAGCGGCTGAAACCCGGGCCGAAATGGCTGGCCGAGGCGCCGGTCCGGATGTTGGCGTATGACCTGCTGGAGCTGGAGGGCGAGGACCTGCGCGAGCTGCCCCAGGCCGAGCGCAGGACGCGGCTGGAAGCGCTGCTGCGTGCGCATCCCGATACCCGGATCGTGATGTCGCCCCTGGTGTCGGTGCCCAGTTGGGCGGCGGCGGCCACGCTGCGCGAGGCCTCGCGCGAGCGGGGCGTGGAAGGCTTCATGCTCAAGCGTGCCAGTGCGCCGTACCAAAGCGGCCGCAAGCGCGGCGACTGGTGGAAGTGGAAAGTGGACCCGCTCACCATCGACGCGGTGCTGCTCTATGCGCAATCAGGCCATGGCCGGCGCAGCACGCTGTACACCGACTACACCTTCGGCGTGTGGCAGGGCGATGCGCTGGTCCCCGTGGCCAAGGCGTATTCCGGCCTGGACGACAAGGAAATCCTGGAACTGGACCGCTGGCTGCGGGCCCACACGCGCGAGCGCTTCGGGCCGGTGCGCTCGGTGGAGCCCGTGCAGGTGTTCGAGCTGGGATTCGAAGGCGTGAACCTGTCCAGGCGACACAAGTCCGGCGTGGCGGTGCGTTTTCCGCGCATCCTGCGCTGGCGCCGCGACAAGCCTGCCGCCGAGGCCGATCGACTCGACACGCTGAAGGCGCTGGCGCGATGA
- a CDS encoding ligase-associated DNA damage response exonuclease — protein MPDLVQLRPEGLYCPAGRFYIDPWRPVETAVLTHGHGDHARVGMGRYHTSAAGLPILQWRLGEQEYHVHDYGEVFTLGGTRVSLHPAGHVLGSAQVRIEAGGEVWVVSGDYKRQADPTCAPFEVVRCDTFITEATFGLPIYRWPSTRDVAQDIAQWREHCAARGVTAILYCYALGKAQRVLAELQPFMDRPVLLHGAIAAGVDVYRSAGIALSDTLPVIDPEGKAARKTTDFAGELVIAPPSAAGSAWLRRFRHAQHGFASGWMRLRGNRRRRNMDRGFVVSDHADWPGLLQTIRETGARRVIATHGDTEALVRVLNESGVAAETLRTQYGEDD, from the coding sequence TTGCCCGATCTCGTGCAGCTACGCCCGGAAGGCCTGTATTGCCCGGCCGGGCGTTTTTATATCGATCCCTGGCGTCCCGTGGAGACCGCGGTGCTCACGCACGGCCACGGCGACCACGCCCGCGTGGGCATGGGCCGCTATCACACCAGCGCGGCGGGCCTGCCCATCCTGCAATGGCGGCTGGGCGAACAGGAATACCACGTCCATGACTATGGCGAGGTCTTCACGCTGGGCGGCACGCGCGTGTCCCTGCATCCCGCGGGTCATGTGCTGGGCTCTGCCCAGGTGCGCATCGAGGCCGGCGGCGAGGTGTGGGTGGTGTCCGGCGACTACAAGCGGCAAGCCGATCCCACCTGCGCGCCCTTCGAGGTCGTGCGTTGCGACACCTTCATCACCGAAGCCACCTTTGGCCTGCCCATCTACCGCTGGCCGAGCACGCGCGACGTCGCGCAAGACATCGCGCAATGGCGCGAGCACTGCGCCGCGCGTGGGGTAACGGCGATCCTGTATTGCTATGCGCTGGGCAAGGCGCAGCGTGTGCTGGCGGAGCTGCAGCCTTTCATGGACCGGCCGGTGCTGTTGCATGGCGCCATCGCCGCGGGCGTGGACGTGTATCGCAGCGCGGGGATTGCGTTGTCCGACACCCTGCCGGTCATCGATCCCGAGGGCAAGGCCGCGCGCAAGACCACGGACTTCGCGGGCGAGCTGGTCATCGCGCCGCCGTCCGCGGCCGGCAGTGCGTGGCTGCGGCGCTTCCGTCACGCACAGCACGGCTTCGCGTCCGGCTGGATGCGGCTGCGCGGCAATCGCAGGCGGCGCAACATGGACCGGGGGTTCGTGGTGTCTGATCACGCCGATTGGCCGGGCCTGTTGCAAACGATTCGCGAGACCGGCGCGCGCAGGGTGATCGCCACGCATGGCGATACCGAGGCACTGGTGCGCGTGCTGAACGAGTCCGGCGTGGCGGCGGAGACGCTGCGCACGCAATACGGCGAAGATGATTGA
- the pdeM gene encoding ligase-associated DNA damage response endonuclease PdeM, with amino-acid sequence MHASPDHALSVVLAGEAVVLLGERALYWPARQRLVIADLHLGKSHVFRQAGIAVPSGATQEDLRRLDSLVGLTQARAVWIVGDLLHGPAERAAWRDAWMAWRQGQGSLDVAVIAGNHDRALDPEALGVRQLGSACADGPFLFRHAPGPDPQGRHVIAGHVHPKARVPGVKRAWPVFWLRPAETVLPAFSDFTGGWMVDVGAGDALAACVEGTVVPLPGLPA; translated from the coding sequence ATGCACGCCTCGCCTGACCACGCGCTGAGCGTCGTGCTCGCGGGCGAGGCCGTGGTGCTGCTGGGCGAGCGTGCCCTGTACTGGCCAGCGCGGCAGCGCCTCGTCATTGCCGACCTGCACCTGGGCAAGAGCCATGTGTTCCGGCAGGCGGGCATCGCCGTGCCCAGCGGCGCGACGCAGGAGGACCTGCGCCGCCTGGACAGCCTGGTCGGCCTGACACAGGCGCGTGCAGTATGGATCGTCGGCGACCTGCTGCACGGTCCGGCCGAGCGGGCAGCTTGGCGCGATGCCTGGATGGCCTGGCGGCAGGGGCAGGGCAGCCTGGATGTCGCGGTGATCGCAGGCAACCATGACCGTGCACTGGATCCCGAGGCGCTGGGCGTGCGGCAATTGGGCAGCGCCTGCGCGGACGGACCCTTCCTGTTCCGTCACGCGCCAGGTCCCGACCCGCAAGGCCGGCACGTCATCGCGGGCCACGTGCATCCCAAGGCGCGCGTGCCTGGGGTGAAGCGCGCCTGGCCGGTATTCTGGCTGCGGCCGGCCGAGACCGTATTGCCGGCATTTTCCGATTTCACGGGGGGATGGATGGTGGACGTCGGGGCAGGCGACGCGCTGGCAGCCTGCGTGGAAGGCACGGTCGTGCCGCTGCCTGGCCTGCCGGCATGA
- a CDS encoding ABC transporter substrate-binding protein — MSHSPTLLNAFAPTGTLRASINLGNPILAGTDPATGEPRGVSIDLAHELARRLALPLELVVWDTAGKSVEAVEQGQADVGFFAVDPKRGEHIAFTAPYVLIEGSYLVKADSPLQGNDQVDRPGTVVTVGKGSAYDLFLTRELKHATIERAPSSPAVVAHFLAHGHDVAAGVRQQLQMGVAQAPGLRLLPGRFMVIQQAMGLRRDRGEDAARELAAFVEDMKASGFVAEALARHGIQGASVAPEA, encoded by the coding sequence ATGAGCCATTCCCCGACGCTGTTGAACGCCTTTGCCCCCACCGGCACCTTGCGCGCCTCCATCAATCTGGGCAATCCCATCCTGGCCGGCACCGACCCGGCGACCGGCGAGCCGCGCGGCGTCTCCATCGATCTTGCCCACGAACTGGCGCGGCGCCTGGCGCTGCCGCTGGAACTGGTGGTGTGGGACACCGCCGGCAAGTCGGTGGAGGCGGTGGAACAGGGACAGGCGGATGTCGGTTTCTTCGCCGTCGATCCCAAGCGCGGTGAGCATATCGCGTTCACTGCGCCCTATGTGTTGATCGAGGGCAGCTACCTGGTGAAAGCCGACTCACCGCTACAGGGCAACGATCAGGTGGACCGACCCGGCACGGTGGTGACCGTGGGCAAGGGCAGCGCCTATGACCTCTTCCTGACGCGCGAACTGAAGCACGCCACCATCGAGCGCGCGCCTTCGTCGCCCGCCGTCGTGGCGCATTTCCTGGCGCATGGCCATGACGTGGCGGCCGGCGTGCGGCAACAGCTGCAGATGGGGGTTGCCCAGGCGCCGGGATTGCGGCTGCTGCCCGGGCGCTTCATGGTGATCCAGCAGGCGATGGGGCTGCGGCGGGATCGCGGCGAAGACGCGGCGCGCGAACTGGCTGCGTTCGTGGAGGATATGAAGGCGTCCGGCTTCGTGGCCGAGGCGCTGGCGCGGCATGGGATACAGGGGGCGTCGGTGGCGCCGGAGGCTTGA
- the ydiJ gene encoding D-2-hydroxyglutarate dehydrogenase YdiJ, with amino-acid sequence MMIESLPSPTHALLPQYQAFLAAVAAAGFEGDICADYANRTVLATDNSIYQRLPQAVLYPKHAEDVQVLARLLDDPAHREVAVTPRGGGTGTNGQSLTDGLVVDLSRHMNGILEINVEEGWVRAQAGVVKDQLNAALLPHGLFFAPELSTSNRATLGGMINTDASGQGSCTYGKTRDHVLALDFVLLGGERLLSEPLSEDALARQCEQPGRIGQVTRKARQIIDTQGALIKAKFPKLNRCLTGYDLAHLRDDEGRLNLNSVLCGAEGSLGFVVEARLNVLRIPKYSVLVNVRYASFMDALRDARALIAHQPLSIETVDSKVLMLAMNDFVWSSVAEYFPQDAERQTLGINLIEFSGDDREAVDAKVQGFITHLREDLTVERLGHTLAVGTPAVKRVYAMRKRAVGLLGNVQGEARPQPFVEDTAVPPEHLADFIAEFRALLDSYGLQYGMFGHVDAGVLHVRPALDMKDPRQAALVRPISDGVAALTQRYGGLLWGEHGKGVRSEYAPAFFGELYPSLQQLKAAFDPRNQFNPGKIATPEHARTLLLKVDEVPTRGEQDRQIDERVWQHYGAAMHCNGNGACYNFDPDDAMCPSWKATRQRVHSPKGRASLMREWLRLQGEAGVDVLKAAAQRTPFWRGPWRKGRGGAAPAPASEDFSHEVYDAMAGCLACKSCAGQCPIKVNVPDFRSRFLQLYHQRYRRPARDYLIGSLEFTIPWFAKVPALYNGVMGSGWARKLLAERVGMVDSPMIDRADLAAVLKAWEVQPATPEALAALPVPERARSVVLVQDSFTRYFETAQLAEFVELASRLGFRVWLAPLMPNGKPLHVQGFLHAFAKAAIRNARGLKALADTNVPLVGLDPAMTLVYRQEYLKVDGIGEVPQVALPQEWLLDRLPADLGRAATGKRYRLLAHCTEKTNATDSSSQWTRVFQRFGLELKVQATGCCGMSGTYGHETRNQETSREIYAQSWEAQVNAGDEQGEALATGYSCRSQAKRLSGRSLRHPMQALLAHVRAG; translated from the coding sequence ATCATGATCGAATCGCTACCGTCGCCCACCCATGCCCTCCTGCCTCAGTACCAGGCCTTCCTGGCCGCCGTCGCCGCGGCGGGGTTCGAGGGGGACATCTGCGCCGACTACGCCAACCGCACGGTGCTGGCGACCGACAACTCCATCTACCAGCGCCTGCCGCAGGCCGTGCTGTACCCGAAGCATGCAGAGGACGTGCAGGTGCTGGCCAGGTTGCTGGACGATCCCGCGCACCGCGAGGTGGCGGTGACGCCGCGCGGCGGCGGCACGGGCACCAACGGCCAGTCGCTGACCGACGGCCTGGTGGTCGATCTGTCGCGCCACATGAACGGCATCCTGGAGATCAACGTCGAGGAAGGCTGGGTGCGCGCGCAGGCGGGTGTGGTGAAGGACCAGCTGAACGCGGCGTTGCTGCCGCACGGTCTTTTCTTCGCGCCCGAACTGTCCACGTCCAATCGCGCCACGCTGGGCGGCATGATCAACACCGATGCCAGCGGGCAGGGCAGCTGTACCTACGGCAAGACCCGCGATCACGTGCTGGCGCTGGACTTCGTGCTGCTGGGCGGCGAACGGCTGCTCAGCGAGCCGTTGTCCGAAGACGCGCTGGCTCGCCAGTGCGAGCAGCCGGGCCGCATCGGCCAGGTGACCCGCAAGGCGCGCCAGATCATCGACACCCAGGGCGCGCTCATCAAGGCCAAGTTCCCGAAGCTGAACCGCTGCCTGACCGGCTACGACCTGGCCCATCTGCGCGACGATGAAGGCCGCCTGAACCTGAACAGCGTGCTGTGCGGGGCCGAAGGCTCGCTGGGCTTCGTGGTGGAGGCGCGCCTGAACGTGCTGCGCATTCCCAAGTATTCGGTGCTGGTGAACGTGCGCTATGCCAGCTTCATGGACGCCTTGCGCGACGCGCGCGCGCTGATCGCGCATCAGCCGCTCTCCATCGAGACGGTGGATTCCAAGGTGCTGATGCTGGCCATGAACGACTTCGTCTGGAGCAGCGTGGCGGAGTATTTTCCGCAGGACGCCGAGCGCCAGACGCTGGGCATCAACCTGATCGAGTTCAGCGGCGATGACCGCGAGGCGGTCGATGCCAAGGTGCAGGGTTTCATTACCCACCTGCGCGAAGACCTGACGGTGGAGCGCCTGGGCCACACGCTGGCCGTGGGCACGCCCGCGGTCAAGCGGGTGTATGCCATGCGCAAGCGCGCCGTGGGCCTGCTGGGCAATGTCCAGGGCGAAGCCCGGCCGCAGCCTTTCGTGGAAGACACCGCCGTGCCGCCCGAGCACCTGGCTGATTTCATCGCCGAGTTCCGCGCGCTGCTGGACTCCTACGGCCTGCAATACGGCATGTTCGGCCACGTCGATGCCGGCGTGCTGCACGTGCGGCCGGCGCTGGACATGAAGGATCCCAGGCAGGCCGCGCTGGTGCGGCCCATCAGCGATGGCGTGGCGGCGCTCACGCAGCGCTATGGCGGCTTGCTGTGGGGCGAGCATGGCAAGGGCGTGCGCTCGGAATATGCGCCGGCCTTCTTCGGCGAACTGTATCCCTCTCTGCAGCAGCTGAAGGCGGCCTTCGATCCGCGCAACCAGTTCAATCCTGGCAAGATCGCCACGCCCGAGCATGCCCGGACCCTGTTGCTGAAGGTGGACGAGGTGCCCACGCGCGGCGAGCAGGACCGCCAGATCGACGAGCGGGTGTGGCAGCACTATGGCGCGGCCATGCATTGCAACGGCAATGGCGCCTGCTACAACTTCGATCCCGACGATGCCATGTGTCCCTCGTGGAAGGCCACGCGCCAGCGCGTGCATTCGCCCAAGGGGCGCGCGTCGCTGATGCGCGAATGGCTGCGCCTGCAGGGCGAGGCGGGCGTCGACGTGCTGAAGGCCGCCGCGCAACGCACGCCGTTCTGGCGCGGTCCGTGGCGCAAGGGCCGTGGCGGCGCGGCGCCCGCGCCGGCCAGCGAGGACTTTTCCCACGAGGTCTATGACGCCATGGCGGGTTGCCTGGCCTGCAAGTCCTGTGCGGGACAGTGCCCCATCAAGGTCAACGTGCCCGATTTCCGCTCGCGCTTCCTGCAGCTGTATCACCAGCGCTACCGCCGTCCAGCGCGCGACTACCTGATCGGGTCGCTGGAGTTCACCATTCCCTGGTTCGCGAAAGTGCCTGCGCTGTACAACGGCGTCATGGGCAGCGGCTGGGCGCGCAAGCTGCTGGCCGAGCGCGTGGGCATGGTCGACAGCCCGATGATCGACCGTGCCGACCTGGCCGCCGTGTTGAAGGCCTGGGAGGTCCAGCCGGCGACCCCCGAGGCCTTGGCCGCGTTGCCTGTTCCCGAGCGCGCACGCAGTGTCGTGCTGGTGCAGGACAGCTTCACCCGTTATTTCGAAACGGCGCAACTGGCCGAGTTCGTGGAGCTGGCCTCGCGGCTGGGCTTCCGCGTCTGGCTGGCGCCGCTGATGCCCAACGGCAAGCCCTTGCATGTGCAAGGCTTCCTGCATGCCTTCGCCAAGGCTGCCATCCGCAATGCGCGCGGCCTGAAGGCCCTGGCCGATACGAACGTGCCGCTGGTCGGGCTGGATCCCGCCATGACGCTGGTCTATCGCCAGGAGTACCTGAAGGTGGACGGCATCGGCGAGGTGCCGCAAGTGGCCTTGCCGCAGGAGTGGCTGCTGGACCGCCTGCCCGCCGACCTGGGCCGGGCGGCCACCGGCAAGCGTTACCGGCTGTTGGCGCATTGCACCGAGAAGACCAACGCGACGGACAGCAGCAGCCAGTGGACGCGGGTGTTCCAGCGTTTCGGGCTGGAATTGAAGGTGCAGGCCACCGGTTGTTGCGGGATGTCGGGCACCTATGGCCATGAAACGCGCAACCAGGAGACCTCGCGCGAGATCTATGCGCAGTCCTGGGAGGCCCAGGTGAACGCCGGCGACGAGCAGGGCGAGGCGCTGGCTACCGGTTATTCCTGCCGCAGCCAGGCCAAGCGGCTGTCGGGGCGCAGCCTGCGGCACCCGATGCAGGCACTGCTGGCGCACGTGCGGGCGGGGTGA